In the Oscillospiraceae bacterium genome, GGGTCAAGGCTGCCCAGGCGGATGCGCTCGATGCCTTCGACCTCGGCGGCTTTCTCGATCAGCTCCACCAGGCTGGTGCCGCTGTCGGTGCCGTAGCTGGGCAGGCTGATGGCCGTCAGCACCACCTCTTTATACCCGGCAGCAGCCAGGCGGCGCAGTTCCTCCAGGATGCTTTCTTCGTCGCGGCTGCGCACCGGGCCGCGGGCACGTGGGATGACGCAGTAGGCGCACTGGCGGTTGCAGCCATCCTCGACCTTGACAAAGGCGCGGGTGTGTTCGGCGAACTTATCCATGGGCAGTTCTTCAAACTTTTCGCCCTTCCGGTGGGGGCGGATGTCCACCACCCGCTCGTCCTCGCCGTTCAGCACGCGGGTCACATCGGCCAAAATGGCATGGCGGTTGCCGGAGCCGGTCACCACGTCGGCTTCCTTGATCTCAGCGGCTTCCTCGGGGAAGGCCTGCGGGTAGCAGCCCGTCAGCACCGTAACGGCACCGGGATTCTCGCGCTTGGCACGGCGCAGCCATTTGCGGCTTTTCTGGTCGCCGAAATTAGTCACGGTGCAGCTGTTGACAACGTACACGTCGGCCGGTTCCTCGTTGGAGACGACCGTATAGCCGTTTTCCTCAAACAGCTGTGCCAGGGCGCCGGTCTCATTCTGGTTCACCTTGCAGCCCAAAGTATAAAAAGTAACCCGCATAGTTTCTGTGTTCCTCGTTTTCCTGTGATAATTCTTTTATTATAAAGGAAAAGCCGCTAAAGCGCAATACTAAAACCGCTCGCCGCCGCATAAGCATCTGGTAAACGAACTGCCGCGGGGGTGTTGCTGCCATGAAAAAACCTGCCTTTACTCTGGTTCTGTGCCTGCTGTTGGCGCTGCTTACCATGCTGCGCAGCTATGCGGCCGCCGCCGATGCGCTCCCGCACATCACCCCGGCCGGCACCGACACGCTGGATGTGCCCTGCGCTGCGGCAATCCTCATTGACGAGGATTCCGGCACTGTGCTGTACGAGAAAAACGCCGACCAGCAGCGGCCCATCGCCTCTATTACAAAAGTAATGACGCTGCTACTCACCTTTGAAGCGCTGTCCGCCGGGCGCATCAGTTTAAGCGACACTGTGCCTGTCAGTGAGCATGCCTATCACATGGGCGGCAGCCAGATCTGGCTGGAGCCGGGCGAGCAGATGACGCTGGACGACATGCTGAAAGCCATCTGCATTTCCAGTGCCAACGATGCCGCTGTGGCGGTGGCCGAATTTGTGGGCGGCAGCGAACCCGCCTTTGTGCAGCAGATGAACGCCCGCGCTGCTGAGCTGGGCCTGACCAACACCCACTTTGAGAACGCCTGCGGCCTGGACGCCGAGGGACACCTTTCCACCGCCCGCGATGTAGCTATGATGAGCCGGGAAATTTTGCTGCACCATGCCGAGGTCCGCAACTACTGCTCCATCTGGATGGACTCTCTGCGGGACGGCGCGACCCAGTTAATCAACACCAACAAGCTGCTCAAGACTTACAATGGCATCACGGGGCTGAAGACCGGCACCACCAGCCGGGCGGGCGTCTGCATCTCCGCCAGTGCCGAGCGAAACGACCTGCGGCTGATTGCCGTGGTGCTGGGGGCGGATTCCGGCAAAGAGCGTTTTGCCGCCGCCACAGCCTTGCTGGACTACGGCTTTGCCAATTATGAGAACGTCACCCCGCAGATGTCTGTCGATGCACCGGAAGCCATCTCTGTCAGCCACGGCACCGCAGACAAAGTCGAGCTTATCTACAGCACGCCGACGCGCTTTTTGATGCCAAAAAATGCCGCTGAGCCCCTGACTTCAACCATCGAGCTGCCCCGGAAGCTGGCCGCGCCCGTGGCCCAGGGCGCACACTTAGGCACCGTGCAGCTGAGCAGCGGCGGGGAAGTGCTGGCCAGTTTCCCCATCAGCGCCGCACAGGACGTGGACGCATTGAGCTTCCGCTATTGTTTCGGACGACTAGTCGACAGTTTACTGCTTTACCAGGGAGATTTTGTGCAAAATAAATGAAAAAGTCATAAAAAAGCACCAGTTTTTGCTTGACAATACCGACTTGAAACGGTATCATGGGTGTATAAAAATAAACAAAGGAGGAGTAAAAGATGGCTGTTGCATTTAATGGCAAGCATCTTGCAAAATTCATCCGTCCTGAAGAATATGAGGCGATCTACCCGCAGGTCGAGTTAGCCCATAAGCAGCTGGAGACCAAGACTGGTTTCGGCAATGACTTCTTGGGTTGGCTTGACCTGCCTGTTACTTATGACAAGGAAGAGTTCGCCCGCATCAAAGAGGCCGCACAGAAGATCCGTTCGGATTCCGATGTGCTGCTCGTCGCTGGTATCGGCGGTTCTTATCTGGGTGCCCGTGCTGTAGTGGAGGCCGTCAAGGGCCTGTACCACAACGAGACTTCCGACGGCCCGAAGATCTACTTCTGCGGCAACACGATCTCGCCCACCGCCCTGAACGACATCATCAAGCTCACCAAGGGCAAGCGTTTTTCCATCAATGTCATCTCCAAGTCCGGTACGACTACCGAGACCGCGCTGGCTTTCCGCGTCCTGCGCAAGCTGCTGGAGGATTCCGTTGGTGTTGAGGAAGCCAACAAGCGCATCTACGCCACGACCGACCGTGCCAAAGGCACCCTCAAGCAGCTGGCTACTGAGCAGGGCTGGCCCACCTTCGTCGTTCCCGATGACGTCGGCGGCCGCTACTCTGTCCTGACCGCTGTTGGCCTGCTGCCCATCGCCTGCGCCGGCATTGATATTGACGAGCTGATGCAGGGCGCTGCTGACGGCCTGAAGAAGTTCGGCCAGTGCAGCATCGACAACGACGCTTACCGTTACGCCATGACCCGCAACATCCTGTACCGCAAGGGCAAGAGTGTGGAGACCCTGGCCTGCTTTGAGCCGGACTTCACCATGATGAACGAGTGGTACAAGCAGCTGTTCGGCGAGAGCGAGGGCAAAGACCAGAAGGGCCTGATGCCCACTTCCTGCATCTTCTCCACCGACCTGCACTCCATGGGTCAGTTCCTGCAGGACGGCAGCCGTATCATGTTCGAGACCTATGTCGACGTCAAGCACACCCGTGAGGACTTCTTTATTGAAGAGCTGGAGGGCAACTTCGACGGTCTGAACTTCCTGGCCAACCAGAACATGAGCGTTGTCAACCGCAAGGCTATGGAGGGTACCATCCTCGCCCATACCGACGGCGGCGTGCCCCTGGGCCTGATCGAAGTGGACAGCCTGTCTGCCCATGACGTCGGTGAGCTGATCTACTTCTTCTGGCGTGCCTGCGCTGTCTCCGGCTATCTGCTGAGCGTCAACCCCTTTGACCAGCCCGGCGTCGAGAGCTACAAGAAGAACATGTTCGCCCTGCTGGGCAAGCCCGGTTACGAGGACCGCAAGGCCGAACTGGAAGCCAGCCTGAAAGACTAATGGAATACACGCCTGGGATATGGCGTCTCACGAATACAAGGAGGTAACCCCTATGCTGAAACTGATCGTTGGAACCAAGGGCTCCGGCAAGACCAAAACCATGATCGACATGATCGACAAAGCTACCAAAACCACTTCCGGCAATATCGTTGTCATCGAGAAGTGCATGAAGCTCACCACCGAGATCAACCACGCAGCCCGCTTGGTTGACGTAGATGAGTACGGCGTTGTCGGCGCTGACATGCTGTACGGCTTCGTGGCTGGCGTCCTGGCTGGTAACTACGACATCACCGAGCTGTTCATCGACGGCATCCTGCGCATCATCGACCACGACATGGCCGCCGCCGCCAAGGTGCTGGAAGCTATCAACAAGATCACCCCCAACATCGAGGTCGTCGTCACCGTTTCTGCTGACGCTGCCGATCTGCCGGAAGATCTGAAGAAGTACGTGATCTGATAGGCGCAACTTACTAAAGAACTTTTCAGGGCGGGGAAGTCTTCCCGCCCTGATTTTTTGGTAAAAACACAAAAAATCACATTTTTTTGTGTTTTAGCTGTTGACAAGCCCCTTGTACTTGTGTATACTATTTAAGCAACCTTTTGAGGTGTACTATGCAATTTGATCTTCGAGCTTTTCTAGAGGGTGCCCGAAAACCTTACGAGGCACATTTTCAGGCAGACCTCACGCAGTCCGATTTTGGCGGCTATACGCTGGCTGCCCCGGCTGAATGTGACTTTACGGCAACGCCCACCGATGATGGCGCGGCGTTGCTATTGTGTGTAAAGGCACAGATTCATGCCGAGTGCGCCCGCTGTCTTGAACCACTCACTCAAGATTACTGCTTTGAGCGCGACTACCTGATCCTGCCAAGGGATTTAGAAGACCCGGATTTTGAACTGCCCTGCAACGAACAAGGCTGCATTGACCTCGATGAGCTGGTCTATCAAGAGCTGATCTTCGAGGTTCCGGCAGTGCTGCTGTGCAGTGCTGATTGTCAAGGTCTATGCCCCATTTGCGGCAAAAAGAAGGCCGCAGGTTGTACCTGCAAGCCCGCAGCCGACGCTGCGCCCGTA is a window encoding:
- the mtaB gene encoding tRNA (N(6)-L-threonylcarbamoyladenosine(37)-C(2))-methylthiotransferase MtaB is translated as MRVTFYTLGCKVNQNETGALAQLFEENGYTVVSNEEPADVYVVNSCTVTNFGDQKSRKWLRRAKRENPGAVTVLTGCYPQAFPEEAAEIKEADVVTGSGNRHAILADVTRVLNGEDERVVDIRPHRKGEKFEELPMDKFAEHTRAFVKVEDGCNRQCAYCVIPRARGPVRSRDEESILEELRRLAAAGYKEVVLTAISLPSYGTDSGTSLVELIEKAAEVEGIERIRLGSLDPDMLHDEVITRMAAVKKLCPQFHLSLQSGCDKTLRAMRRPYTTAQFADIAAKLRAAFGAENVSFTTDVIVGFPGETEEDFEASMAFVTGQRFLKVHVFPYSRREGTPAYDFPGQLPEHEKEDRSRRMTAAVEKVRAAEVAAMQGHTASVLLETPLSATLFTGYTKQYLPVLVSAPGHKAGDIVNVMLGAWDGRRCRAEIVGK
- a CDS encoding D-alanyl-D-alanine carboxypeptidase; this translates as MKKPAFTLVLCLLLALLTMLRSYAAAADALPHITPAGTDTLDVPCAAAILIDEDSGTVLYEKNADQQRPIASITKVMTLLLTFEALSAGRISLSDTVPVSEHAYHMGGSQIWLEPGEQMTLDDMLKAICISSANDAAVAVAEFVGGSEPAFVQQMNARAAELGLTNTHFENACGLDAEGHLSTARDVAMMSREILLHHAEVRNYCSIWMDSLRDGATQLINTNKLLKTYNGITGLKTGTTSRAGVCISASAERNDLRLIAVVLGADSGKERFAAATALLDYGFANYENVTPQMSVDAPEAISVSHGTADKVELIYSTPTRFLMPKNAAEPLTSTIELPRKLAAPVAQGAHLGTVQLSSGGEVLASFPISAAQDVDALSFRYCFGRLVDSLLLYQGDFVQNK
- a CDS encoding glucose-6-phosphate isomerase, coding for MAVAFNGKHLAKFIRPEEYEAIYPQVELAHKQLETKTGFGNDFLGWLDLPVTYDKEEFARIKEAAQKIRSDSDVLLVAGIGGSYLGARAVVEAVKGLYHNETSDGPKIYFCGNTISPTALNDIIKLTKGKRFSINVISKSGTTTETALAFRVLRKLLEDSVGVEEANKRIYATTDRAKGTLKQLATEQGWPTFVVPDDVGGRYSVLTAVGLLPIACAGIDIDELMQGAADGLKKFGQCSIDNDAYRYAMTRNILYRKGKSVETLACFEPDFTMMNEWYKQLFGESEGKDQKGLMPTSCIFSTDLHSMGQFLQDGSRIMFETYVDVKHTREDFFIEELEGNFDGLNFLANQNMSVVNRKAMEGTILAHTDGGVPLGLIEVDSLSAHDVGELIYFFWRACAVSGYLLSVNPFDQPGVESYKKNMFALLGKPGYEDRKAELEASLKD
- a CDS encoding type IV pilus twitching motility protein PilT — translated: MLKLIVGTKGSGKTKTMIDMIDKATKTTSGNIVVIEKCMKLTTEINHAARLVDVDEYGVVGADMLYGFVAGVLAGNYDITELFIDGILRIIDHDMAAAAKVLEAINKITPNIEVVVTVSADAADLPEDLKKYVI
- a CDS encoding YceD family protein; the encoded protein is MQFDLRAFLEGARKPYEAHFQADLTQSDFGGYTLAAPAECDFTATPTDDGAALLLCVKAQIHAECARCLEPLTQDYCFERDYLILPRDLEDPDFELPCNEQGCIDLDELVYQELIFEVPAVLLCSADCQGLCPICGKKKAAGCTCKPAADAAPVDARLSILKQLLS